The sequence ATATTCCCGGTGCTCATGCGAGCGATAGAGACCCACTGGCAGGCCGGCTCTGGGCTTGGCACCTTCAGCCTTGCCATACTCCCATTCCGTGCCACGATGCCCAAGCAGCACTGGGACCACGCACATAACGACTATGCGCAATTCCTGATCGAAGTCGGCTTGCCTGGGGCGCTGCTGCTGGCCTGCCTCGCGCTGGTAACGACCGTACATGCATTCAGGGTGATCGCCAGCCGGCGCAACCGGCTGAGAACCGGTGTCGCACTGGCAGCGCTGATGGCCCTGACCGCACTGGCCGTTCACAGCGCCGTGGATTTCAATCTGCAGATCCCGGCCAACGCAGCCACGCTGGTCATCGTCATGGCCATGGTCAACAGCTGTTCGCACCGTTCGCGCCGCGTGCGCGACGGCAGCGCTGACGACCGACACATGCCCGCAACAGGCCATTGACCCTCAGCTGCAGCCGGCACGACTGTTCGAGGGGCGGCGAGGGGTGTATATTCGGGAAAATATGACCAAGCAGTCAGGCGGGGGGATTTATGCCAAGGGTACCTGGTCAGGTTCTGCAACTGGGCTTGCTGCTGGCGCTGCTGTGTCTCAGCCAGACCGCGACGGCGGCCATCGGTCGTATCTACTTTGTACATGGCGGTGTTTATATCCAGCGCGGCGCGGACCGGATCCCGGCGGAGAAGGATGCGCTGCTCGAAGCGGGCGACACCTTGGTTACAGAGTCTGATGGCCGCGTGCAATGGCGCCTGGCGGACGATTCCTATTTCGTTTTACGCCCCAATTCCAGTTACCGGATCGAAACCTATCAGTTTCCGGAAGGTGGCCCAGCAAAGGCTGGCGCCGGCAAGGCCATATATGAACTGCTGAAGGGTGGCGTGCGCACCCTCACTGGTCTCATCGGCAAGACCGATACGGCGGCCTATCAGGCCAAGATGCCGGTGGCAACCATGGGCATCCGGGGCACGGACTACACGTCGATTTATTGCGGCGACTGCAGCTGGGCGGGACCGAACATCAAGTCCGGCCTCTATGTCCGCGTGGATCACGGCGAGATCGAAATCATCAACCAGGGTGGCAGTCTGCGAGTCAAGGCAGGGCAGTATGCCTATGTGGCGTCGGATTCGTTCGCGCCCCAGTTATTGCCTGAGGCACCGGCGGTGTTCCTGACTTGGGCGGTGGACTTTGAGTTCGTCTATCCGGGCCTGGAGAGCGTGATCGACCGTCTGCGGCGCATCGAGCCGATCGAGCCGATCGAACCTTGTCTTCCGGTGCCGAGCCCGAACGAACCCTGCCCGTAAGTCCGCGAGGGGCCAAAGCGTGCGGGGATTCAGTTTGCGACGGACTGGTCGGAGTGACAGGATTTGAACCTGCGACCTCTTGGTCCCGAACCAAGCGCTCTACCAAGCTGAGCTACACTCCGCTCGCTTCAGAAGCTGCGGCTGACCGAGAATTCCGCCAGGCGGATCAACGCGTCTTTGTAGGCCGAACCGGGAATGTCGGCCAGGGCGGCGATGGCGTTGTCCGCCTCCCGCCTGGCGAGGGCGGCAGTGTACGCGATCGCCCCAGTCGATTCAATCGCTTGCAGAACGTCCTCGATGCGCTCGAGGCCGCCGTTGCGCACGGCATCGCGCACCAGTTCGATCTGGGCGGGCGTGCCGGTCCGCAGCACGTGGATCAGCGGCAGCGTGGGTTTGCCCTCCGCCAGGTCGTCGCCGATGTTCTTGCCCAGCGCCGCTGCGCTGGAGTTGTAGTCGAGCGCGTCGTCCACCAGCTGGAAGGCCAGGCCGGCATGCAGCCCGTAACGGGCCAGCGCGTCCTCCGAGGCGGCGGGCAGGCCGGCCAGGATGGCGCCCAGCCGCGTGGCGGCTTCGAACAGCCTTGCAGTCTTGCGCTCGATGACCTCCAAGTAGCGCGCCTCGGTGATGTCGGGGTCGTGGCAGTTCATCAGCTGCAGGACTTCGCCTTCGGCGATGGCGTTTGTGGTGTCCGCCAGCACCTGCATGACGCGCATCTGGCCAGCCTCGACCATCAGCTGGAAGGCGCGCGAGTAGAGGAAGTCCCCGGTCAGGACGCTGGCCTCGTTGCCCCACAGGGCATTGGCCGTTTGTCTGCCCCGGCGCAGGGTCGAGGCGTCCACCACGTCGTCATGCAGCAGGGTGGCGGTATGGATGAATTCGATCACGGCCGCCAGCAGCAGGTGCTGCTGACCGGCATAGTCGCCGGCGCGGGCCGAAAGAATCACCAGGGCCGGGCGCAGGCGCTTGCCGCCGCTGCCGATGATGTGCTGGCCGAGCTGGTTGATCAGGACCACGTCCGACTGCAGGCGCTCACGGATCAGCTGGTCCACGGCCTGCATCTCGTCGCGGATCAGGCCGAGAAAGGGTGGCAAGGACATGGAACGGCCCGGGAAAAGTGGACGCCATGCTAGGGGCCCGCGCCAGCCAGCGTCAAGGCAAGAAAGGCCGGCGCCCGCCTCATTCCGCGATCCGATTTTTCTCATTGACCCCGCAGGGCGAAGTCTATAAAATGCCGCGTCTTTTCAAGGCCTAACGGCCCCACCGTTTCTGGAGATGTGTCGATGCACGCCGTGATTGTGACTGGAGGCAAGCAGTACCGCGTCGCCGAGGGCGACGTCCTCCGGGTCGAGAAGCTGGAGGCCGGCAAGGACGGCAAGCTCGAGTTCGACCAGGTCCTGCTGCTGTCGGACGGCGCCGAGGACATCCGCATCGGCACGCCCTATGTCGAAGGCAGCACGGTCACGGCCACGGTCGAGGGCCAGGGTCGCGCGGACAAGGTGGAGATCTTCAAGCTGCGCCGCCGCAAGCACTACCGCCGGCACCAGGGCCACCGCCAGTACTACACCGAGATCAAGATCACCGGCATCAAGGCCGGCAAGAAGTAACCGAGGCTAGTTCCCATGGCACACAAAAAAGCAGGCGGCAGTACCCGTAACGGCCGCGATTCCATCTCCAAGCGCCTCGGCGTCAAGTGCTTCGGCGGCGAGAGCGTCGTGGCCGGCAACATCATCGTGCGCCAGCGTGGCACCCAGTACCACCCCGGCGTGAACGTCGGCCTGGGCAAGGACCACACCCTGTACGCCAAGGTGAACGGCACGGTCAAGTTCGAGACCAAGGGCCCGAAGGCACGCAAGGTCGTCAGCATCGTGGCCGGCTGAACGCTACCTGGGAATCACGCAAAGGCCTCGCGATGCGAGGCCTTTTCGTTTGCGCGCCGTAGAATCACCCCATGAAATTCGTAGACGAGGCCAGGGTCAGGGTCGAGGCCGGCGATGGCGGCAACGGCTGCGTCAGCTTCCGGCGCGAGAAGTTCATCCCCTTCGGCGGGCCGGATGGCGGTGACGGCGGCGATGGCGGCAGCGTCTGGCTCGAGGCCGATCCCAACCTCAACACCCTGGCGGATTTCCGCATCGCGCGCGTGTTCCGCGGCGGTCGCGGCGAGAACGGCCGTGGCAGCGACTGTACCGGCGCCTCCGGTGCGGACTGCGTGGTGCCGGTGCCGGTCGGCACGCTCGTCTACGACGCCGGCACGCGCGAACTGATCGGCGACCTGACCCGGCCGCGCCAGCGCCTGAAAGTCGCCCAGGGCGGTTTTCACGGCCTCGGCAACACCCGTTTCAAGAGCAGCACCAACCGTGCCCCGCGCAAGGCCACCGCCGGCACGCCGGGCGAGAAGCGCGACCTGCAGCTGGAACTGAAGCTGATCGCCGACGTGGGCCTGCTGGGCCTGCCCAATGCCGGCAAGTCCACGCTGCTGGCGGCGGTGTCCGCCGCCCGCCCGCGCATCGCGGACTATCCGTTCACCACCCTGCACCCGCAGGTCGGGGTGGTGTCGGTCGGCCCGCTGCGCAGCTTCACGCTGGTGGACCTGCCGGGACTGATCGAGGGCGCGTCCGAAGGGGTAGGGCTGGGCCTGCGCTTCCTGCGGCATGTGCAGCGCACCCGCCTGTTGCTGCACGTGGTGGACCTGTGTCCGGCGGACGGCAGCGACGTGCTGGATAATATCCGCCAGATCCCGACCGAGCTGGAGAAATTCAGCGAGGAACTTTCCCGGCGCGAGCGCTGGCTGGTGTTCAACAAGGCCGACCTGCTGCCGCCGGATGAGGCCCAGGCTCGAGTTTCGGAACTGGTGCGGGCGCTGGGCTGGCAGGGCCCCGTATATCTGATCTCGGCCCTGCAGCGCCGCGCTCTGGACCAGCTGATGCAGGATGTCATGGCGCGCCTGGAAGCCCTCGGGCGGCCTGAACAGGAAAATGAGACCCCCGATGGACAAGACGCCGCTCCATAAGGCCCAGCGCTGGGTGGTGAAGATCGGCAGCTCGCTGCTGACCAACGACGGCCGTGGCCTCGACCTGGCCATGATGGACGCTTGGGTGGCCCAGGTCGCCAGCCTCTGCGCGCAGGGCCGCGAGGTGGTGCTGGTGTCCTCCGGGGCGGTAGCCGAGGGCATGTCGCGGCTGGGCTGGCGCCAGCGGCCCAAGACCATGCACGAGCTGCAGGCGGCCGCCGCGGTCGGCCAGATGGGCCTGGTGCAAGCCTACGAGAGCCGCTTCCAGCAGCACGGGCTGCGCACTGCCCAGGTGCTGTTCACGCACGAGGACGTGCGCGACCGCCAGCGCTATCTCAACGCCCGTACGACCTTGAAGACCCTGCTGGGGCTGAAGGTGGTGCCGGTGGTCAACGAGAACGACACCGTGGCCACGGACGAGATCCGCCTGGGCGACAACGACACCCTGGGCGCCCTCACGGTCAACCTGACGGAGGCCGACGTGCTGGTCATCCTGACCGACCAGCAGGGCCTGTACGAGACCGACCCGCGCGCCAATCCCGGCGCACGCCTGATCAGCACCGGGCGCGCCGGTGACCCGGCCCTGCTGGCCATGGCGGGCGGCAGCGCGGGCGAGCTGGGCCGCGGCGGTATGCGCACCAAGCTGGCGGCGGCGGAGCAGGCGGCCCGTTCGGGGGCGGCCACGGTCATTGCCCACGGCCGCGAGCCCGAGGTACTGCCGCGGCTGGCGGCGGGAGAGGCCATCGGGACCCTGCTGCTGCCGGGCGAGGCCAAGCTGGCCTCGCGCAAGCGCTGGATTGCCGGGCAGATGCAGGTCCGCGGCCGGCTGCACTTGGATGCCGGCGCGGCGCGGGTCCTGCGCGAGGCCGGCAAGAGCCTGCTGCCGGTCGGCGTACAGCGAGTCGAGGGGCGTTTCCAGCGCGGCGACCTGGTGGCCTGCCTGGACCCCGAGGGCCGCGAGATCGCCCGTGGGCTGGTCAATTACGCGGCCGAGGAGGCCATCCGCATCAGCGGCCGCTCCAGCGCCGAGATCAGCGAGCTGCTGGGCTACGCCGCCGAACCTGAACTCGTGCACCGCGACAACCTGGTGCTGCTCTGAAGGCCAGGCGTGCAAATACAAAGGCCGGCGTAAGCCGGCCTTTTTATAAGCTCAGACAGTAAGTTAAGAAATCGTCTTCATGCGCTTGCTGAGCAGACTCTTCTGGCGCGCGGCGGTGTTCTTGCCGATCAGGCCCTTGCGCGCGGAGCGGTCGATGACCGGGACCGCCAGCTTGATGGCTTCCAGCGCCTTGGCCTTGTCGCCGCTGGCGATGGCCTGCAGCGCATTCTTGAAGTAGGTGCGGACGGCGGAACGCTGGCTGGCGTTGCGCTGGCGACGCACTTCGGACTGACGGGCGCGCTTGCGCGCTTGAGCGGTGTTGGCCAAGGCAAAACTCCTGCACGGGATGGTCGCGGGACCGGGGTCTAAGCCCCTGAAAGCGGCGCATTATCTGGACTTGGCCGCGCCAAGTCAATGCGTCTGCCGGTACCGCAGACGCTGGGGTATGATGCCGCGACCCAAGAAAAATCCCATGCCCTCACTCCTGAAATCCACCTCGGTCGTCGGCCTGATGACCTTCCTGTCGCGGCTGACCGGCTTCATCCGCGACATGCTGATGGCGGTGCTGTTCGGCGCCACGGCCGGCATGGACGCCTTCCTGATCGCCTACCAGATCCCGAACTTCCTGCGGCGCATGTTCGCCGAGGGCGCCTTCTCGCAGGCTTTCGTGCCGGTACTGGGCGAGACCAAGGCCAAGGGCAGTGCGGCCGAGGTCCGCGAGCTGGTGGGCGTGACCAGCGGCACACTGGGCGGCATCCTGCTGGGCCTGACCGCACTCGGCATCCTGGCGGCGCCGCTGCTGATCCTGCTGTTCGCGCCGGGTTTCCTGCAGGAGCCCGGCAAGTACGCTCTGAGCGTCGAGCTGCTGCGCATCACGTTTCCGTATCTGCTGTTCATTTCGCTGACCGCACTCGCCGGTGGCGTGCTCAACACCTACAGCCGCTTCGCCATACCGGCCTTCACGCCGGTGCTGCTGAACCTGTGCATGATCGGCGCGGCGCTGTGGCTGGCGCCGCAGTTCGAGCAGCCGGTCGTGGCGCTGGCGCTGGGCGTTTTCGTCGCCGGTGTGGTGCAGCTGGCGTTCCAGTTCCCGTTCCTGCGCCGCATCGGCATGCTGCCGCGGCCGCGCTGGGGCTGGCGCGACAGCCGGGTGCGCAAGATCCTGCGCCTGATGCTGCCGGTGCTGTTCGGCTCCTCGGTCTCGCAGCTGAGCGTCCTGCTCAACACCATCATCACCTCGACCCTGATCACCGGCAGCGTCAGCTGGCTGTACTACGCCGACCGCCTGATGGAGTTCCCACTCGGCATTTTCAGTGTGGCGATTGCCACGGTGATCCTGCCGGCGCTGTCGGCGCGCCATGCGGAGGCCTCGCACGCGCACTTCAGCCAGACGCTGGACTGGGCGCTGCGCCTGCTGCTGCTGATCGTGGTGCCGGCTGCGGTGGGGCTGTTCGTCCTGGCCGGGCCGATGGTCGCCACGCTGTTCCAGTACAAGTCCTTCACCGCGCAGGACACGGTGATGACGCGTTACGCGCTGATGGCCTACGCGCTCGGGCTGCTGAGCTTCAGCCTGGTCAAGGTGCTGCTGCCGGGGTATTACGCACGCCAGGATACGCGCACGCCCGTGCGCTACGGGGTGATCGCGCTCTCCATCGGCATGGTCATGAGCCTGAGCTTCGGCCTGGGCCTGAAGGCAGCCGGCTGGGTGGCGCCGCATGCCGGCCTGGCGCTCGCCACCTCGCTCGGCGCCTTGCTCAATGCCGGCCTGTTGTTCCGCGGTCTGCGCCGCAGCGGCGCCTACCAACCGGCCGGTGACTGGCTGCGCTTCGGCGCACAAGTGGCCCTTGCGGCCGTCGTGATGGGCGGCCTGCTGTGGTGGCTGGCCGGCGATCTGGCGCTGTGGCAGGGCTGGGGGCTGCGCGAGCGCGTCTGGCGCCTGGCGCAGCTGATCGCGCTGGGTTTTGCCACCTATGCCGGCCTGCTGATGCTGACGGGCTTGAGGCCACGTGACTTGAGCGCGCCAAGGCATTGATTGACCGCTATAATGCAAAATTTGCACCGCTTGCCGGGATGACCCGCCACCGATGGAGCTGATACGGGGACTGCACAACCTGCGTGCGCGTCACCACGGTTGTGTCGCCACCATCGGCAATTACGACGGTGTGCACAGGGGCCATCAGGCCATCCTTGCCCAGCTGCAGGCGCAGGCTCGGCAGCACGGCCTGCCGTCCACGGTGATGATTTTCGAGCCGATGCCGCGGGAGTTTTTCGCCCCCGAGCAGGCGCCGCCGCGCATCGCCAGCCTGCGCGAGAAGCTGGAGGATCTGGACGCCACCGGCGTGGCGCGCGTGCTGTGCGTGCGCTTCGACGCGCGCTTCGCGGCCCTGAGCCCGCAGGCGTTCATCACGCGGGTGCTGGTCGAGGGGCTGGGCGTGAAGCATCTGGCGGTGGGCGATGATTTCCGCTTCGGCCATCGCCGTGCCGGGGATTTCACGTTGCTGCAGCAGGTCGGACGTGCGCAGGGTTTCGCGGTCGAGCACCTGCCGGCCTTCTGCCTCGATGGCGAGCGGGTCAGCAGCACGCGCATCCGCGCGGCGCTGATGGCCGGTGACCTGGCGCAGGCGGCGCGGCTGCTGGGGCGGCCCTACCGCATCGACGGGCGCGTGGCGGCGGGACAGAGACTCGGGCGTCAGCTGGGCGTGCCGACCGCCAACCTGCCACTGCGGCAGCGGCGCGCGCTGCGCTACGGCGTTTATGCGGCGCGGGTCGATATACCCGGCGCCGCGGGGCAGCCGGCGGTGGTGAGTGTCGGCGTGCGCCCGACCGTACCGGGTGGCGACTGCCTGCTGGAGGCGCACCTGCTGGATTTCAGCGGTGACCTCTACGGGCGCCGGATCCGCGTGCACCTCTTGCACTTCCTGCGCGCGGAGGAGCGTTTCGAGAGCCTAGACCGCCTGCGCCTGCAGATGCAGTGCGATATCGCCCAGACGCGAGCCTGGCTGCAGGCCAATGTGTGAACCACAAGCGAGAGAGACAAGTGCAGTGAGCCCAAAGCCGTGACCCAGGACAGCCCGAACGAATACAAGCACACGCTGAACCTGCCGCAGACGGATTTCCCGATGCGCGCCAACCTGCCCGAGCGCGAGCCGCGCTGGGTGCAGGACTGGCAGGCCGCGCGCCGCTACCAGCGCCTGCGCGAGCACTGCGCGGGCCGGCCGCGCTTCGTGCTGCTGGACGGCCCGCCCTATGCCAACGGCGACATCCACATCGGGCATGCCGTCAACAAGGTGCTCAAGGACATCATCGTCAAGGCCAAGACCCTGGGCGGGTTCGATGCACCCTATGTGCCGGGCTGGGACTGCCATGGCCTGCCGATCGAGCTGCAGGTCGAGAAAAAGGTTGGCAAGCTGGGCGAGACGCTCGACGCCAGGGCCTTCCGCAAGGCCTGTCGCGACTACGCCGCCGAGCAGATCGACCGCCAGCGCGCCGACTTCATCCGCCTGGGTGTGCTCGGTGACTGGGAACGGCCTTACCTGACCATGGACGCCCGCTTCGAGGCCGATCAGCTGCGCGCGCTGGCGCGCATCATCGAGCGCGGCCATTTGCACCGCGGCTACAAGCCGGTGCACTGGTGCATCGACTGTGGCTCCTCGCTGGCCGAGGCCGAGGTGGAATACCAGGATCGCCGCTCGCCGGCCATCGACGTGCGCTTCCCGGTGGTGGACGGCCATGACCTGCTGCGCCGCTGCGACTGGCTGGTGGACGACGACGAGCCGCTGCCGCTGTCCGTGGTGATCTGGACCACGACGCCCTGGACGCTGCCGGCCAACCGCGCGGTGGCGGTGAACCCGAAGCTGGACTACGTCATCGTGCAGTGCGAGCTGGACCGTGGCCCGGAGCGGCTGCTGCTGGCCGAACGGCTGGCGGAGGACGCCCTGCGGCGTTACGGCGCGGCACAGCACCGGGTCATGGCGCGCTGCGCCGGCGAGGCACTGGTGGGCTTGCAGCTGCAGCATCCCTTCTACGCGCGCCAGGTGCCGGTGGTGGCAGGCGACCACGTCACGCTCGAGACCGGCACCGGCCTCGTGCACACTGCGCCGGCGCATGGCCAGGAGGACTACGCCGTCGGCCAGGCCTACCACCTGCCGGTGGACAACCCGGTCGGCGGCAATGGCTGTTTCCTGCCGGAGGTCGAGCACTTCGGCGGCCTGCACGTATTCAAGGCCAACCCGCTGATCGTGGCGCACCTGCGCGAGCGTGGCATGCTGGTCTGCGAGCAGGCGCTCGAGCACAGCTATCCGCACTGCTGGCGCCACAAGACGCCGCTGATCTTCCGCGCCACGCCGCAGTGGTTCATCGGCATGGACCAGGCCGGCCTGCGTCAGTCCGCCCTCCAAGCCATCGGCCAGGTCGAATGGACGCCGGCCTGGGGCGAACGCCGTATCCGCGAGATGGTGGCCGAACGCCCGGACTGGTGCATCTCGCGCCAGCGCAGCTGGGGCGTGCCCATCGCGCTGTTCATCGACAAGGCGACCCAGGAACCGCACCCGGAATCACCGCGCCTGCTGCGTGCCGTGGCCGAGCGCGTGGAGCAGGGCGGGCTGGATGCCTGGCATGACTTGGATCCCGCCGAACTGCTGGGCGCACAGGCCGCAGGCTACGAGAAATCCACCGACATCCTCGATGTGTGGTTCGACTCCGGCGTGGTGCATGCCTGCGTGCCCGCGCGTCGGCCGGAGCTGCGGCATGGCCCGGACGATACCGAGGCCGTTGCCGACCTGTACCTGGAAGGCTCGGACCAGCACCGCGGCTGGTTCCAGTCCTCGCTGCTGACGGCAGCGGCCATGTACGGCCGCGCGCCGTACAAGGGCGTGCTCACCCATGGCTTCACCGTGGACGAGCAGGGGCGCAAGATGTCCAAGTCGCTCGGCAACGTGATCGCGCCGCAATCCGTGGTACAGCGCATGGGC comes from Nevskiales bacterium and encodes:
- a CDS encoding FecR family protein, whose protein sequence is MLLALLCLSQTATAAIGRIYFVHGGVYIQRGADRIPAEKDALLEAGDTLVTESDGRVQWRLADDSYFVLRPNSSYRIETYQFPEGGPAKAGAGKAIYELLKGGVRTLTGLIGKTDTAAYQAKMPVATMGIRGTDYTSIYCGDCSWAGPNIKSGLYVRVDHGEIEIINQGGSLRVKAGQYAYVASDSFAPQLLPEAPAVFLTWAVDFEFVYPGLESVIDRLRRIEPIEPIEPCLPVPSPNEPCP
- a CDS encoding polyprenyl synthetase family protein, with protein sequence MSLPPFLGLIRDEMQAVDQLIRERLQSDVVLINQLGQHIIGSGGKRLRPALVILSARAGDYAGQQHLLLAAVIEFIHTATLLHDDVVDASTLRRGRQTANALWGNEASVLTGDFLYSRAFQLMVEAGQMRVMQVLADTTNAIAEGEVLQLMNCHDPDITEARYLEVIERKTARLFEAATRLGAILAGLPAASEDALARYGLHAGLAFQLVDDALDYNSSAAALGKNIGDDLAEGKPTLPLIHVLRTGTPAQIELVRDAVRNGGLERIEDVLQAIESTGAIAYTAALARREADNAIAALADIPGSAYKDALIRLAEFSVSRSF
- the rplU gene encoding 50S ribosomal protein L21 gives rise to the protein MHAVIVTGGKQYRVAEGDVLRVEKLEAGKDGKLEFDQVLLLSDGAEDIRIGTPYVEGSTVTATVEGQGRADKVEIFKLRRRKHYRRHQGHRQYYTEIKITGIKAGKK
- the rpmA gene encoding 50S ribosomal protein L27 produces the protein MAHKKAGGSTRNGRDSISKRLGVKCFGGESVVAGNIIVRQRGTQYHPGVNVGLGKDHTLYAKVNGTVKFETKGPKARKVVSIVAG
- the cgtA gene encoding Obg family GTPase CgtA, with the protein product MKFVDEARVRVEAGDGGNGCVSFRREKFIPFGGPDGGDGGDGGSVWLEADPNLNTLADFRIARVFRGGRGENGRGSDCTGASGADCVVPVPVGTLVYDAGTRELIGDLTRPRQRLKVAQGGFHGLGNTRFKSSTNRAPRKATAGTPGEKRDLQLELKLIADVGLLGLPNAGKSTLLAAVSAARPRIADYPFTTLHPQVGVVSVGPLRSFTLVDLPGLIEGASEGVGLGLRFLRHVQRTRLLLHVVDLCPADGSDVLDNIRQIPTELEKFSEELSRRERWLVFNKADLLPPDEAQARVSELVRALGWQGPVYLISALQRRALDQLMQDVMARLEALGRPEQENETPDGQDAAP
- the proB gene encoding glutamate 5-kinase; the protein is MDKTPLHKAQRWVVKIGSSLLTNDGRGLDLAMMDAWVAQVASLCAQGREVVLVSSGAVAEGMSRLGWRQRPKTMHELQAAAAVGQMGLVQAYESRFQQHGLRTAQVLFTHEDVRDRQRYLNARTTLKTLLGLKVVPVVNENDTVATDEIRLGDNDTLGALTVNLTEADVLVILTDQQGLYETDPRANPGARLISTGRAGDPALLAMAGGSAGELGRGGMRTKLAAAEQAARSGAATVIAHGREPEVLPRLAAGEAIGTLLLPGEAKLASRKRWIAGQMQVRGRLHLDAGAARVLREAGKSLLPVGVQRVEGRFQRGDLVACLDPEGREIARGLVNYAAEEAIRISGRSSAEISELLGYAAEPELVHRDNLVLL
- the rpsT gene encoding 30S ribosomal protein S20, producing the protein MANTAQARKRARQSEVRRQRNASQRSAVRTYFKNALQAIASGDKAKALEAIKLAVPVIDRSARKGLIGKNTAARQKSLLSKRMKTIS
- the murJ gene encoding murein biosynthesis integral membrane protein MurJ; amino-acid sequence: MPSLLKSTSVVGLMTFLSRLTGFIRDMLMAVLFGATAGMDAFLIAYQIPNFLRRMFAEGAFSQAFVPVLGETKAKGSAAEVRELVGVTSGTLGGILLGLTALGILAAPLLILLFAPGFLQEPGKYALSVELLRITFPYLLFISLTALAGGVLNTYSRFAIPAFTPVLLNLCMIGAALWLAPQFEQPVVALALGVFVAGVVQLAFQFPFLRRIGMLPRPRWGWRDSRVRKILRLMLPVLFGSSVSQLSVLLNTIITSTLITGSVSWLYYADRLMEFPLGIFSVAIATVILPALSARHAEASHAHFSQTLDWALRLLLLIVVPAAVGLFVLAGPMVATLFQYKSFTAQDTVMTRYALMAYALGLLSFSLVKVLLPGYYARQDTRTPVRYGVIALSIGMVMSLSFGLGLKAAGWVAPHAGLALATSLGALLNAGLLFRGLRRSGAYQPAGDWLRFGAQVALAAVVMGGLLWWLAGDLALWQGWGLRERVWRLAQLIALGFATYAGLLMLTGLRPRDLSAPRH
- the ribF gene encoding bifunctional riboflavin kinase/FAD synthetase codes for the protein MELIRGLHNLRARHHGCVATIGNYDGVHRGHQAILAQLQAQARQHGLPSTVMIFEPMPREFFAPEQAPPRIASLREKLEDLDATGVARVLCVRFDARFAALSPQAFITRVLVEGLGVKHLAVGDDFRFGHRRAGDFTLLQQVGRAQGFAVEHLPAFCLDGERVSSTRIRAALMAGDLAQAARLLGRPYRIDGRVAAGQRLGRQLGVPTANLPLRQRRALRYGVYAARVDIPGAAGQPAVVSVGVRPTVPGGDCLLEAHLLDFSGDLYGRRIRVHLLHFLRAEERFESLDRLRLQMQCDIAQTRAWLQANV
- the ileS gene encoding isoleucine--tRNA ligase, translating into MTQDSPNEYKHTLNLPQTDFPMRANLPEREPRWVQDWQAARRYQRLREHCAGRPRFVLLDGPPYANGDIHIGHAVNKVLKDIIVKAKTLGGFDAPYVPGWDCHGLPIELQVEKKVGKLGETLDARAFRKACRDYAAEQIDRQRADFIRLGVLGDWERPYLTMDARFEADQLRALARIIERGHLHRGYKPVHWCIDCGSSLAEAEVEYQDRRSPAIDVRFPVVDGHDLLRRCDWLVDDDEPLPLSVVIWTTTPWTLPANRAVAVNPKLDYVIVQCELDRGPERLLLAERLAEDALRRYGAAQHRVMARCAGEALVGLQLQHPFYARQVPVVAGDHVTLETGTGLVHTAPAHGQEDYAVGQAYHLPVDNPVGGNGCFLPEVEHFGGLHVFKANPLIVAHLRERGMLVCEQALEHSYPHCWRHKTPLIFRATPQWFIGMDQAGLRQSALQAIGQVEWTPAWGERRIREMVAERPDWCISRQRSWGVPIALFIDKATQEPHPESPRLLRAVAERVEQGGLDAWHDLDPAELLGAQAAGYEKSTDILDVWFDSGVVHACVPARRPELRHGPDDTEAVADLYLEGSDQHRGWFQSSLLTAAAMYGRAPYKGVLTHGFTVDEQGRKMSKSLGNVIAPQSVVQRMGADVLRLWVAASDYRGEIMVSEDLLKRIADAYRRIRNTARYLLGNLDGFDPARHRVPVGQMLALDRWAVEQAATLQAELCAAYDRYEFHQVYHRLHNFCVVELGGFYLDVLKDRLYTTPRDSLPRRSAQTALYHLAEGLVRWMAPILSFTAEEIWQALPGDRPESVLFTTWYEFPQAQQAPIAPDWDSLMQAREAVKKVLEALRAAGTIGSSLDAEVELHCNGRMLTGLQTLGDELRFALITSEARVLPAASPPDDAQPTDVEGLWIRATASPHAKCGRCWHHRPDVGRHAAHPRLCGRCVENVAGGGETRRYA